One Cygnus atratus isolate AKBS03 ecotype Queensland, Australia chromosome 21, CAtr_DNAZoo_HiC_assembly, whole genome shotgun sequence genomic region harbors:
- the KAZN gene encoding kazrin isoform X3 translates to MKEMLSKDLEETHGTKSPEVLSATELKVQLAQKEQELARAKEALQAMKADRKRLKAEKTDLVSQMQQLYATLESREEQLRDFIRNYEQHRKESEDAVKALAKEKDLLEREKWELRRQAKEATDHASALRSQLDLKDNRMKELEAELAMAKQSLATLTKDVPKRHSLAMPGETVLNGNQEWVLQADLPLTAAIRQSQQTLYHSHPQHSADRQAVRVSPCHSRQPSIISDASAAEGDRSSTPSDINSPRHRTHSLCNGDSPGPVQKNLHNPIVQSLEDLEDQKRKKKKEKMGFGSISRVFARGKQRKSLDPGLFDGTAPDYYIEEDADW, encoded by the exons ATGAAGGAGATGCTGTCGAAAGACCTGGAGGAGACGCACGGCACCAAGTCCCCCGAGGTGCTCTCGGCCACCGAGCTCAAGGTGCAGCTGGCAcagaaggagcaggagctggcgCGCGCCAAGGAGGCTCTGCAGG CCATGAAAGCTGACCGCAAGCGCTTGAAAGCCGAGAAGACGGACCTGGTGAGCCAGATGCAGCAGCTCTACGCCACGCTGGAGAGCCGCGAGGAGCAGCTCCGCGACTTCATCCGCAACTACGAGCAGCACCGGAAA GAGAGCGAGGACGCAGTGAAAGCCCTGGCGAAGGAGAAAgacctgctggagagggagAAGTGGGAGCTGCGGCGGCAAGCCAAGGAGGCGACGGACCACGCCAGCGCCCTGCGCTCCCAGCTCGACCTGAAAGACAACCGCATGAAGGAGCTGGAGGCCGAGCTGGCCATG GCCAAGCAGTCCCTGGCCACGCTGACCAAGGACGTCCCCAAGCGCCACTCCTTGGCCATGCCGGGCGAGACGGTGCTGAACGGCAACCAGGAGTGGGTGCTGCAGGCCGACCTGCCGCTGACGGCCGCCATCCGGCAGAGCCAGCAGACCCTCTACCACTCGCACCCCCAGCACTCGGCCGACCGGCAAG CGGTCCGGGTGAGCCCCTGCCACTCCCGGCAGCCGTCCATCATCTCCGACGCATCGGCGGCAGAAGGGGACCGCTCGTCCACGCCGAGTGACATCAACTCACCCCGGCATCGGACGCACTCGCTCTGCAAC ggggacagccccGGACCGGTACAGAAGAACTTGCACAACCCCATTGTACAG TCTCTGGAAGACCTGGAGGACCAAAAAcggaaaaagaagaaggagaaaatgggCTTCGGCTCCATCTCGCGGGTGTTTGCCCGGGGCAAGCAGCGCAAGTCCCTCGACCCCGGGCTCTTCGACGGCACGGCCCCCGACTACTACATCGAGGAGGATGCGGACTGGTGA
- the KAZN gene encoding kazrin isoform X2 → MKSEQEERGAATAAAPCASPWPRRGMVAAGGRDARGRMRPGLAPAALLREEVAQLQEEVHLLRQMKEMLSKDLEETHGTKSPEVLSATELKVQLAQKEQELARAKEALQAMKADRKRLKAEKTDLVSQMQQLYATLESREEQLRDFIRNYEQHRKESEDAVKALAKEKDLLEREKWELRRQAKEATDHASALRSQLDLKDNRMKELEAELAMAKQSLATLTKDVPKRHSLAMPGETVLNGNQEWVLQADLPLTAAIRQSQQTLYHSHPQHSADRQAVRVSPCHSRQPSIISDASAAEGDRSSTPSDINSPRHRTHSLCNGDSPGPVQKNLHNPIVQSLEDLEDQKRKKKKEKMGFGSISRVFARGKQRKSLDPGLFDGTAPDYYIEEDADW, encoded by the exons ATGAAGTCGGAGCAGGAGGAGCGGGGAGCGGCGACGGCGGCGGCCCCGTGCGCGTCTCCGTGGCCACGGCGAGGGATGGTGGCAGCAGGCGGCAGGGACGCGCGGGGCAGGATGCGTCCCGGCCTGGCCCCTGCGG cgCTGCTGCGAGAAGAGgtggcccagctgcaggaggaggtcCACCTGCTCCGGCAAATGAAGGAGATGCTGTCGAAAGACCTGGAGGAGACGCACGGCACCAAGTCCCCCGAGGTGCTCTCGGCCACCGAGCTCAAGGTGCAGCTGGCAcagaaggagcaggagctggcgCGCGCCAAGGAGGCTCTGCAGG CCATGAAAGCTGACCGCAAGCGCTTGAAAGCCGAGAAGACGGACCTGGTGAGCCAGATGCAGCAGCTCTACGCCACGCTGGAGAGCCGCGAGGAGCAGCTCCGCGACTTCATCCGCAACTACGAGCAGCACCGGAAA GAGAGCGAGGACGCAGTGAAAGCCCTGGCGAAGGAGAAAgacctgctggagagggagAAGTGGGAGCTGCGGCGGCAAGCCAAGGAGGCGACGGACCACGCCAGCGCCCTGCGCTCCCAGCTCGACCTGAAAGACAACCGCATGAAGGAGCTGGAGGCCGAGCTGGCCATG GCCAAGCAGTCCCTGGCCACGCTGACCAAGGACGTCCCCAAGCGCCACTCCTTGGCCATGCCGGGCGAGACGGTGCTGAACGGCAACCAGGAGTGGGTGCTGCAGGCCGACCTGCCGCTGACGGCCGCCATCCGGCAGAGCCAGCAGACCCTCTACCACTCGCACCCCCAGCACTCGGCCGACCGGCAAG CGGTCCGGGTGAGCCCCTGCCACTCCCGGCAGCCGTCCATCATCTCCGACGCATCGGCGGCAGAAGGGGACCGCTCGTCCACGCCGAGTGACATCAACTCACCCCGGCATCGGACGCACTCGCTCTGCAAC ggggacagccccGGACCGGTACAGAAGAACTTGCACAACCCCATTGTACAG TCTCTGGAAGACCTGGAGGACCAAAAAcggaaaaagaagaaggagaaaatgggCTTCGGCTCCATCTCGCGGGTGTTTGCCCGGGGCAAGCAGCGCAAGTCCCTCGACCCCGGGCTCTTCGACGGCACGGCCCCCGACTACTACATCGAGGAGGATGCGGACTGGTGA